Below is a window of Christensenella minuta DNA.
CGCCGCATTTTTTTACCGTTCAGCACGAGCGAGCCGCCCGTTGGCTTCGTTGCCCCGAACACCCCCCTCATCAATTCGCTGCGTCCGGCTCCCACCAGTCCCGCGAAGCCAAGCACCTCGCCTTTTTTCAGTTCAAAGGACGCATTCTTGATCTTGGGCTGCACGCACAGGTTTTCGACGGACAGTATGGCTGGCAGTCTTGCGGTATCCTTTTTCGTATGCTCCACCTTATCCACCGCTTTGCCTACCATCATCTCGATGATTTCCCGGTGCCTCAGGGCTCCCGCATGGTTGTGCCCGATAAATTTGCCGTCCCGCAGCACGATGATTGTATCGGATATCTGCTGCACCTCGTTTAAGCGGTGAGAAATGTACAGGACCGTTTTCCCCTTGTTCTTAAGCGCGGTCAAAAGCTTCAGCAGCCGCCTGCTGTCCTCCTCGGAAAGAGAAGAGGTGGGTTCGTCCATAATCAGAATATTCGCCTCCGCCACCAGCACCCGCGCGATTTCAACAAGCTGCTGCTGCGCGACGCTCAGGTCCTTAATCATGCTGTGCGGGGAAACGTTTCCGAGTCCTACCTCGCAAAGCGCCGTCCGGCATCTTTCCGCCATTGCCTTATGGTCGTAGAGGATGCCCCGCACGATCGGGTGCCCGAGGTAAATGTTTTCGTAGACCGACATTTCGGGAATCAGGCTCAGCTCCTGGTAAACGATCCCTACGCCAAATGCCTGCGCATGGCTGGGCGTAAATTCCGTCATCTGCTTCCCGCCGATTTTCACGGTTCCCGTGTCTGGTGCGTGCGCCCCTGCAATCACGCGCATCAGCGTCGATTTGCCCGCGCCGTTTTCACCTACGATGCTGCAAATCTGTCCGCTTTCCACGCTGAAGGTAATATCCTTTAGCGCGTGGATTCCCGCAAAACTCTTGCTTACATCCTCTAATTCCAAAGCAACCACTGTGATCCCTCCGTTCGTTCCCTTTTCGTTTTTACATACATATTTTTCAGTTTTGCAGCCTTTTGAATAAAGCCCGGAAAACCGAATATTTGTTTCATTCTTCCTTTTGTGTTTTCGCTATATTGTCGGGCGCTTGAATGCTTGAATGGGTTATCGTTTGCTGTGATTTCATTTTATTTGTTTTTGAAAACGGCAACAATCAACAAAATTGGCTTGGAGATACAGGATTTTGCCTTTTGGGCAAAAAAAGCGTCCGCAGTTTTTTCCTACGGACGCTCGCCAGACCTTCCCTTGGGGCCTTCCTTCCTGAATTTTCCGGGCGTAATCCCCACGTTGCGCTTAAACAGCATGGTAAAGTAATTCTTGTTCTGATATCCCACCTCCGCTGCGATATCAGAAATCGTCCGTCTGGTATCGGTCAAAAGCTCCTTGGCCTTTTCCATCCGGCAGTTCATCAGGTATTGCATGGGAGAGACGCCCATTTCCCGTTTGAAGATATGTGCAAGATAATAGATGCTGAAGTTTACTTCGGAAGCGATCTGCGTGAGGGTGAGCTCCCGGTTGTAGTTTTGTTCGATATAGCGGCGCGTGACCTCGGTTACATCCGAAACGTTGCTTTCCATGGTTTTGAGTTCGTCGATAATAATATACAATAAAATGCACAAGGCCGAAGTAATAATCTCGTTTTTTACCGGCCCGTCCCGGCTGTTCCACTCCTGTTGGAGGTAGGCGCAGCTGTTGAGGAAAAAATCGCTGCTTTTCAGGAGCGGCAGAAAAAGGAAATCCTCCTCCATGATTTTGTTTTCCGGATAGCCCCTGACCTGATAATCATACAAAAGGATGCGCAGTATTTTCTCATCCTGCGGCGGTTCCTCCATTAGCCGATATCCGCAGCTTCCCTGCAGCACCAGCAGCTGCCTGCGGTCAATGTGGGAATATTCGCGGCCCGCGCATACCTCCGACATTCCATCCATACAAATCACAAGCTCGGTATAATCTGAATTTTCAGGCCGCAGCCTCTCTCCGGAGCCAATCCATTCGACCAGCTTAATCTTCGGTTTTTTTAAAAAAATCGAATCGTAACTCATATGATATATCCCCGGTGGCCTGAAAATAATAATCTGGAAGCGGACCAGCACGCCTGCCGCACAGCTTGCCCGTTCCTAAAAGAGTAGCACAGTCTCGGCCGTAATTCATGGAATTCCCGTTAAGAAGACAAAATCGCAGACCTTTTGAACAATTTTATAGATTTCCATTTCCCCTTCTTTCCCCTAGAATTTATAGCGTAGCCACAGAGAAATGAGGCAAGCGTTTGTCAAAACCGATGATGCAGCATACAGCCTGCTTGATTGTTCCATGTTGATTCAAAAGGCTGTAGCTATGGAGGAATCTGTCATGCTGCTTGAGATGAAACAAGTCACCAAAAAAATCTTTTCATCCGTTCTCCTTGACCATGTGGATTTCAGTATGGAGAAGGGTGAAATT
It encodes the following:
- a CDS encoding sugar ABC transporter ATP-binding protein, giving the protein MVALELEDVSKSFAGIHALKDITFSVESGQICSIVGENGAGKSTLMRVIAGAHAPDTGTVKIGGKQMTEFTPSHAQAFGVGIVYQELSLIPEMSVYENIYLGHPIVRGILYDHKAMAERCRTALCEVGLGNVSPHSMIKDLSVAQQQLVEIARVLVAEANILIMDEPTSSLSEEDSRRLLKLLTALKNKGKTVLYISHRLNEVQQISDTIIVLRDGKFIGHNHAGALRHREIIEMMVGKAVDKVEHTKKDTARLPAILSVENLCVQPKIKNASFELKKGEVLGFAGLVGAGRSELMRGVFGATKPTGGSLVLNGKKMRRVSPAVMLGNETSLCLVPENRKEEGLIFGKSVGENIAITYRNFNYKGGLIKKGLEDDIIREYSGKLQIKCSSVGQCVEDLSGGNQQKVVLAKMLSTKPDILILDEPTRGIDVGAKAEIHRIISQLSSEGVSIILVSSELSELALLCDRVLVMADGKIVAEMDREITESAMLKKAIPC
- a CDS encoding helix-turn-helix domain-containing protein — its product is MSYDSIFLKKPKIKLVEWIGSGERLRPENSDYTELVICMDGMSEVCAGREYSHIDRRQLLVLQGSCGYRLMEEPPQDEKILRILLYDYQVRGYPENKIMEEDFLFLPLLKSSDFFLNSCAYLQQEWNSRDGPVKNEIITSALCILLYIIIDELKTMESNVSDVTEVTRRYIEQNYNRELTLTQIASEVNFSIYYLAHIFKREMGVSPMQYLMNCRMEKAKELLTDTRRTISDIAAEVGYQNKNYFTMLFKRNVGITPGKFRKEGPKGRSGERP